GCCCATGCCACCAAACAGAACAGTGTGGTCTCCAACGATATCACCGGCGCGAATGGTTTGGATTCCAATTTCCCCTTTGGTCCGTTCCCCGATCAATCCTTTACGAGCATAGACACCGACTTGATTCAGGTCACGGCTTACGGAACGTGCAAGGACTTCGGCAATCTTGAGGGCTGTGCCGCTTGGAGCGTCTTTCTTCAACCTGTGGTGGGCCTCAATCACTTCGATATCGTAGTCGTCTCCAAGGGTCTTAGCCATCTCACTGATGACTTTGTAGAGGAGGTTGATACCGACGCTCATGTTTGGAGAAAACACACAGGGAATGTGCTGGGTGAGCGCTTTAAGTTCATCGAGCTGGCTGGTTGAGAATCCGGTTGTTCCAATGACCGCTGCGCGACGTGAACGAACGACCGTCTGCATGTGATCAAGGGTCGCCCCGGGAGAAGAAAAGTCAATTACGACCTCCCCTCGCTCCATCAAGGCCGATAGATCATCCGTGATTGGGATACCCGCGCGTCCTGATCCAGCGAATTCACCCGCATCCTCTCCCAATGCTGGGTGGCCTTTCCCCTCTAGTGCGCCTGCCAGCATCAATGCGGTGGAATCCCTGACTAGTGATACCAACCTGCATCCCATTCGTCCGGCCGCTCCGGCTACAACGACTTTGATCATCTTTTTCCCACCATCAGTATCGTTAATGTGCGATCAATGAGGCCTCCTTAAGGGCCTGAATCAGCTTCTCGCGTGTGTCTTGCGCCATTGGGCAGAGTGGCAGGCGCAGCTCTGGGTCGATTTTGCCCATCAAGCTCAATGCTTCCTTCACTGGAATCGGATTCGTCTCGAAGAACAGCGCGGCAAAGAGAGGAGAGAGTTTAAAATGAATACGTCGAGCGTCCGCGATTTTTCCTTCGGCAAAGGTCTTTACAAGCCCGGCCATTTCGGCGGGGACGATGTTTGCCGTCACAGTAATGACACCCTTCCCACCGACCGCCATCATCGGGAGGGTGAGAGCATCATCACCGGCTAGCACAGTGAGGCGGTCGCCACACATCTGTACGATGTCCGAGGCTTGCTG
The Candidatus Nitrospira nitrosa DNA segment above includes these coding regions:
- the dapB gene encoding 4-hydroxy-tetrahydrodipicolinate reductase — protein: MIKVVVAGAAGRMGCRLVSLVRDSTALMLAGALEGKGHPALGEDAGEFAGSGRAGIPITDDLSALMERGEVVIDFSSPGATLDHMQTVVRSRRAAVIGTTGFSTSQLDELKALTQHIPCVFSPNMSVGINLLYKVISEMAKTLGDDYDIEVIEAHHRLKKDAPSGTALKIAEVLARSVSRDLNQVGVYARKGLIGERTKGEIGIQTIRAGDIVGDHTVLFGGMGERIEVTHRASSRDTFARGALRAARWVVRQPPGLYDMMDVLSLR